In Antennarius striatus isolate MH-2024 chromosome 8, ASM4005453v1, whole genome shotgun sequence, a single window of DNA contains:
- the ndufs8a gene encoding NADH:ubiquinone oxidoreductase core subunit S8a, which yields MAAKLPLLFSLSRPGTLVARHNLRSFSVSTQREGFKYVNVQELPTDMKSITDRASQTLLWTELIRGLGMTMSYLFREPATINYPFEKGPLSPRFRGEHALRRYPSGEERCIACKLCEAICPAQAITIEAETRADGSRRTTRYDIDMTKCIYCGFCQEACPVDAIVEGPNFEFSTETHEELLYNKEKLLNNGDKWEAEIAANIKADYLYR from the exons ATGGCTGCAAAATTGCCCTTACTTTTCTCCTTGTCAAGGCCAG GCACTTTAGTTGCCAGGCATAATCTGAGGTCCTTTAGTGTGTCCACACAAAGGGAAGGATTCA AGTATGTAAATGTCCAGGAACTGCCCACAGACATGAAGTCCATCACGGACCGAGCTTCTCAGACGCTGTTATGGACAGAACTAATCAGAG GTCTGGGCATGACAATGAGCTACCTGTTCAGAGAGCCCGCCACCATCAACTACCCATTCGAAAAAGGTCCGTTGTCTCCCCGCTTCAGAGGAGAACATGCCCTCCGCAG GTACCCTTCAGGAGAGGAACGCTGCATTGCCTGCAAGCTCTGTGAAGCCATCTGCCCTGCTCAG GCCATTACCATTGAAGCAGAGACTCGTGCTGATGGCAGCAGGAGAACAACCCGCTACGACATTGACATGACCAAATGCATCTACTGCGGATTTTGTCAGGAGGCATGTCCTGTGGATGCCATTGTCGAG GGTCCTAACTTTGAATTCTCCACTGAAACCCATGAAGAGCTGTTGTACAACAAGGAGAAGCTTCTCAACAATGGAGACAAGTGGGAAGCAGAGATTGCTGCCAACATAAAAGCTGATTACCTTTACAGATag
- the LOC137599963 gene encoding piggyBac transposable element-derived protein 3-like: protein MAKRKAKACGGGRFKQLTLAQSLSGGVAAVEMSDSGKDRGAGDAPKEVEDRIGGEESVAGCSGGAPQFGGVPRGSAAAESSPLRLSGDGSDSEPDPDSSSDWIPSESSRESSPDPWEPTEDLRSKVPKTSRGRAPARGRGARRRQSLEVDAGVWSHDGWKPTKFPFVATPGPQNAAADLDSDQPVDFMQLFLTEELLGHIASQTNLYARQFILAHPEALPHSRERVWKPVTVPELKKYLGLTFLTGYIKKPSVSMYWSEDPMEAIPYFNNTMPRNRFQLIGKFLHFNDNASQDAGDKLYKEKPWRTTDHQGAVKDRLG, encoded by the exons atggcgaagcgcaaggcgaaagcatgtggaggaggcaggttcaagcagctcacactggcacagagcttgtctggcggtgtagctgctgtggaaatgagcgacagcggtaaggatcggggggcaggagatgcacccaaggaggttgaagaccggatcggaggcgaggaaagcgtggcgggttgtagcgggggggccccgcagttcggcggcgtcccacgtgggagcgccgctgcggagagttctccgctgcgtctgtccggcgacggttctgactctgaaccggacccggaCTCGTCATCTGACTGGATtccgtcagaaagcagcagggagtcctccccagacccgtgggagcccacggaggatctgaggagcaaag tccctaaaacgagtagaggacgtgcacctgctagagggagaggtgcgaggagacgccaatcactggaggtggatgcaggtgtttggagtcatgatggctggaaacccactaagttcccattcgtggcaacccctggtccccagaatgcggctgcagacctggattcagaccagccggttgacttcatgcagctgtttctgactgaggagctgctgggtcacattgcgtctcagaccaacctgtaCGCACGGCAGTTTATACTggcacatcctgaagctctgccacactccagagagagggtgtggaaaccggtgacagttccagagctcaaaaaatACTTGGGTCTTACgttcctcaccggctacataaagaagcccagcgtcagcatgtactggagtgaggatccaatggaagccattccgtacttcaacaacaccatgccacgcaacaggttccagctaattgggaagtttctccacttcaatgacaatgcctcacaggatgctggagataaactttataaa gaaaaaccgtggcgaaccacagatcatcagggagccgtcaaagacagacttgggtga